In a genomic window of Lepisosteus oculatus isolate fLepOcu1 chromosome 3, fLepOcu1.hap2, whole genome shotgun sequence:
- the LOC102690991 gene encoding CD209 antigen-like protein E isoform X3 — translation MEEHEGPILHSPDEGQASCPAENKPEREKVTLWTQALLLVAILALVKGILLGVAITVSQMASLHPPPSAKLGKVAADLAQCTEDYGLLYTMLQKVTEDKKCLLCPSNWRFFWGNCYFFSMENNSNFLSWNASAQFCAEHDAELVVIGDRAEMEFIQASMHIFPTVEFLWVGLTDRSSEGSWIWMDGTPHEHTTLKEVEWNAEDRDCADLRGNADFFAMSCEDQGPFICEKPVFPWTPGKPSRMHHCGEREQRNCEVAQGWDSWGSHR, via the exons ATGGAGGAACACGAAGGACCCATCCTCCACAGCCCTGATGAAGGCCAAGCCAGCTGTCCCGCAGAAAACAAGCCAG agagagagaaggtcACGCTGTGGACACAGGCACTCCTGCTTGTGGCCATATTAGCGCTAGTCAAGGGGATCTTGCTCGGAGTGGCCATCACTG TGTCACAGATGGCCTCTCTTCACCCTCCACCCTCTGCTAAGCTGGGAAAGGTTGCCGCCGATCTTGCGCAGTGCACAGAGGATTATGGGCTCCTGTACACGATGCTGCAGAAAGTTACTGAAG ATAAGAAGTGCCTGCTGTGCCCATCAAACTGGCGGTTTTTCTGGGGCAACTGCTactttttctccatggagaacAACAGCAACTTCCTGTCCTGGAACGCCAGCGCGCAGTTCTGCGCCGAACACGATGCTGAGCTGGTCGTGATCGGGGACCGGGCAGAGATG GAGTTCATCCAGGCCTCGATGCACATATTCCCAACGGTAGAATTCCTGTGGGTGGGCCTGACGGACCGCAGCTCAGAGGGCTCCTGGATCTGGATGGACGGGACACCCCATGAGCACACCACCCT GAAGGAGGTGGAGTGGAACGCCGAGGACAGAGATTGTGCGGACCTGAGGGGCAATGCCGACTTCTTCGCCATGAGCTGCGAAGACCAGGGACCCTTCATCTGCGAAAAGCCAGTTTTCCCCTGGACTCCAGGCAAGCCCAGCAGGATGCACCATTGtggggagagagagcagagaaacTGTGAGGTGGCACAGGGCTGGGACAGCTGGGGCTCCCACCGATGA
- the LOC102690991 gene encoding CD209 antigen-like protein E isoform X2 codes for MKAKPAVPQKTSQLPSHCSTACCHWNCAPVYVAEREKVTLWTQALLLVAILALVKGILLGVAITVSQMASLHPPPSAKLGKVAADLAQCTEDYGLLYTMLQKVTEDKKCLLCPSNWRFFWGNCYFFSMENNSNFLSWNASAQFCAEHDAELVVIGDRAEMEFIQASMHIFPTVEFLWVGLTDRSSEGSWIWMDGTPHEHTTLKEVEWNAEDRDCADLRGNADFFAMSCEDQGPFICEKPVFPWTPGKPSRMHHCGEREQRNCEVAQGWDSWGSHR; via the exons ATGAAGGCCAAGCCAGCTGTCCCGCAGAAAACAAGCCAG TTACCTTCCCACTGTTCAACAGCATGCTGTCACTGGAATTGTGCTCCTGTGTAtgttgcagagagagagaaggtcACGCTGTGGACACAGGCACTCCTGCTTGTGGCCATATTAGCGCTAGTCAAGGGGATCTTGCTCGGAGTGGCCATCACTG TGTCACAGATGGCCTCTCTTCACCCTCCACCCTCTGCTAAGCTGGGAAAGGTTGCCGCCGATCTTGCGCAGTGCACAGAGGATTATGGGCTCCTGTACACGATGCTGCAGAAAGTTACTGAAG ATAAGAAGTGCCTGCTGTGCCCATCAAACTGGCGGTTTTTCTGGGGCAACTGCTactttttctccatggagaacAACAGCAACTTCCTGTCCTGGAACGCCAGCGCGCAGTTCTGCGCCGAACACGATGCTGAGCTGGTCGTGATCGGGGACCGGGCAGAGATG GAGTTCATCCAGGCCTCGATGCACATATTCCCAACGGTAGAATTCCTGTGGGTGGGCCTGACGGACCGCAGCTCAGAGGGCTCCTGGATCTGGATGGACGGGACACCCCATGAGCACACCACCCT GAAGGAGGTGGAGTGGAACGCCGAGGACAGAGATTGTGCGGACCTGAGGGGCAATGCCGACTTCTTCGCCATGAGCTGCGAAGACCAGGGACCCTTCATCTGCGAAAAGCCAGTTTTCCCCTGGACTCCAGGCAAGCCCAGCAGGATGCACCATTGtggggagagagagcagagaaacTGTGAGGTGGCACAGGGCTGGGACAGCTGGGGCTCCCACCGATGA
- the LOC102690991 gene encoding CD209 antigen-like protein E isoform X1, whose translation MEEHEGPILHSPDEGQASCPAENKPACCHWNCAPVYVAEREKVTLWTQALLLVAILALVKGILLGVAITVSQMASLHPPPSAKLGKVAADLAQCTEDYGLLYTMLQKVTEDKKCLLCPSNWRFFWGNCYFFSMENNSNFLSWNASAQFCAEHDAELVVIGDRAEMEFIQASMHIFPTVEFLWVGLTDRSSEGSWIWMDGTPHEHTTLKEVEWNAEDRDCADLRGNADFFAMSCEDQGPFICEKPVFPWTPGKPSRMHHCGEREQRNCEVAQGWDSWGSHR comes from the exons ATGGAGGAACACGAAGGACCCATCCTCCACAGCCCTGATGAAGGCCAAGCCAGCTGTCCCGCAGAAAACAAGCCAG CATGCTGTCACTGGAATTGTGCTCCTGTGTAtgttgcagagagagagaaggtcACGCTGTGGACACAGGCACTCCTGCTTGTGGCCATATTAGCGCTAGTCAAGGGGATCTTGCTCGGAGTGGCCATCACTG TGTCACAGATGGCCTCTCTTCACCCTCCACCCTCTGCTAAGCTGGGAAAGGTTGCCGCCGATCTTGCGCAGTGCACAGAGGATTATGGGCTCCTGTACACGATGCTGCAGAAAGTTACTGAAG ATAAGAAGTGCCTGCTGTGCCCATCAAACTGGCGGTTTTTCTGGGGCAACTGCTactttttctccatggagaacAACAGCAACTTCCTGTCCTGGAACGCCAGCGCGCAGTTCTGCGCCGAACACGATGCTGAGCTGGTCGTGATCGGGGACCGGGCAGAGATG GAGTTCATCCAGGCCTCGATGCACATATTCCCAACGGTAGAATTCCTGTGGGTGGGCCTGACGGACCGCAGCTCAGAGGGCTCCTGGATCTGGATGGACGGGACACCCCATGAGCACACCACCCT GAAGGAGGTGGAGTGGAACGCCGAGGACAGAGATTGTGCGGACCTGAGGGGCAATGCCGACTTCTTCGCCATGAGCTGCGAAGACCAGGGACCCTTCATCTGCGAAAAGCCAGTTTTCCCCTGGACTCCAGGCAAGCCCAGCAGGATGCACCATTGtggggagagagagcagagaaacTGTGAGGTGGCACAGGGCTGGGACAGCTGGGGCTCCCACCGATGA